Proteins encoded in a region of the Trichocoleus sp. FACHB-46 genome:
- a CDS encoding type I restriction enzyme endonuclease domain-containing protein, whose product MGRGYPGKAMVIAIDRFTVVKMYDKVQHYWQQYLQKLKAQLATASELEQKRLSAQIAYMEATDMAVVVSSSQNEAEAFKKKELDITPHRKRMVHESPGLDEKFKDPQNPLRIVFVCAMWITGFDVPSCSTIYLDKPMQNHTLMQTIARANRVFRDKVNGLIVDYIGVFRNLQKALAIYGPASEGGVEEGDTPVKAKAALVEQLRQAIVEATTFCTIKGVDLMKLQTTQGAFERTKVWAEAVEAILLNDETKRTYFSLAGNVTRLYKAILPDPNANEFTATEALFSRLSQEIRNEVPDVDISEIKAEVEELLDNSIFAGKFVIPESQGQYIDLSQVDFEALKAQFATGYPRTEAEKLKGTLNQKLQRMVSLNKTRTNYLEKFQQMIEEYNAGSRNVEQFFNDLVTFAQDLKTEDQRAIAENLAEEELAIFDLLTKPELTLTKQEEQAVKQVARQVLETLKREKLVLDWRKRQQSRAAVRLAIEEGLDQLPETYSAEIYEQKCEQVYQHVYDAYQERGKSIYSSAA is encoded by the coding sequence ATGGGTCGAGGCTACCCAGGCAAAGCAATGGTGATCGCGATCGATCGCTTCACTGTCGTCAAGATGTACGACAAAGTGCAGCACTACTGGCAGCAGTACCTCCAGAAACTGAAAGCTCAGCTTGCCACAGCCAGCGAACTAGAGCAAAAGAGGCTCTCAGCCCAGATTGCCTACATGGAAGCCACAGACATGGCTGTAGTCGTGTCCTCTTCCCAAAATGAGGCTGAAGCCTTCAAGAAAAAAGAGTTAGACATTACGCCACACCGGAAGCGGATGGTGCATGAGTCTCCAGGGCTGGATGAGAAGTTCAAAGATCCACAAAACCCCCTCCGCATCGTGTTTGTCTGTGCCATGTGGATCACCGGGTTTGATGTGCCCAGTTGCTCCACGATTTACCTCGACAAACCCATGCAAAACCACACCCTGATGCAGACTATTGCCAGGGCAAACCGGGTTTTCCGAGACAAGGTGAACGGGTTAATCGTGGACTATATCGGAGTCTTCCGTAACCTGCAAAAAGCCTTAGCGATCTACGGCCCAGCTTCTGAAGGGGGCGTTGAAGAAGGCGACACCCCAGTTAAAGCCAAAGCTGCCCTGGTAGAACAACTCAGGCAGGCGATTGTCGAAGCAACCACGTTTTGCACGATCAAGGGCGTTGACTTGATGAAGCTCCAAACCACTCAGGGTGCCTTCGAGCGTACCAAGGTGTGGGCAGAAGCCGTAGAAGCAATTCTGCTTAACGACGAAACTAAACGAACTTATTTTTCCCTCGCAGGTAACGTCACCCGTCTCTACAAAGCCATCCTGCCTGACCCCAACGCGAATGAGTTCACTGCTACTGAAGCGCTCTTTAGTCGTCTCAGCCAAGAGATTCGCAACGAAGTGCCTGATGTAGACATTTCTGAGATCAAGGCAGAAGTTGAAGAGCTGCTCGACAATTCAATCTTTGCAGGTAAGTTCGTTATCCCAGAGTCCCAAGGCCAATACATTGACCTCAGCCAAGTTGACTTTGAGGCTCTGAAAGCCCAATTTGCCACAGGCTACCCTCGCACCGAAGCCGAAAAACTCAAGGGCACGCTCAATCAAAAGCTGCAACGGATGGTAAGTCTCAATAAAACCCGTACCAACTACCTGGAAAAATTCCAGCAAATGATTGAAGAGTACAATGCTGGCTCTCGCAACGTTGAGCAATTCTTCAATGACCTAGTCACCTTTGCCCAAGACTTGAAAACCGAAGACCAACGGGCGATCGCTGAAAACTTGGCCGAGGAAGAGCTAGCCATCTTTGACCTACTCACCAAACCCGAACTCACCCTCACCAAACAGGAAGAGCAAGCCGTCAAGCAAGTGGCACGGCAAGTCTTAGAAACCCTGAAGCGAGAAAAGCTAGTGCTAGATTGGCGCAAACGTCAGCAGTCCAGAGCAGCCGTTAGACTTGCGATCGAGGAAGGATTGGACCAACTCCCAGAAACCTACTCAGCCGAAATCTACGAGCAAAAGTGCGAGCAGGTCTACCAGCACGTCTACGATGCTTACCAAGAGCGAGGCAAGAGCATCTACAGCTCAGCTGCATAG
- a CDS encoding type I restriction endonuclease subunit R, whose protein sequence is MPHPHPDSEQALENETIDLFDSMGWATVDCMNEACGANNPMGRETKSEVVLVPLLRSALIKLNPDLPSEAIQLAIDELVRDRSTSLENTNREIYQLLKNGVKVRFKNDDDEEQEETLKVIDWETPTNNDFLLVSQLWITGEIYTRRTDLIGFVNGLPLVFIELKAHHQRLEQAYQKNLTDYKQTIPQLFWYNAFIILSNGKKSCISSLTAQWEHFAEWQKINSDGEEGIISLETIIRGTCDKTRLLDLVENFTFFYTAGGNLTKIVAKNHQFLGVNAAVDAVGQIEQNKGKLGVFWHTQGSGKSYSMVFFSQKILRKQPGNWTFLILTDREDLDGQIYKNFAYAGAVTEPENEVRAKSAEHLKQLLREDHRYVFTLIQKFRTEKGATYPKLSDRSDIIVIADEAHRSQYDTFALNLRNALPNAGFIGFTGTPLMSGEEKTREEFGDYISIYNFQKSIQDGATVPLYYENRIPELQLDNSDLNAEIGKSLPPLPSTRTKNAS, encoded by the coding sequence ATGCCTCACCCCCACCCCGACTCCGAGCAAGCCCTGGAAAACGAAACCATCGACCTGTTTGACTCGATGGGCTGGGCAACCGTTGATTGTATGAACGAGGCTTGTGGGGCTAATAATCCAATGGGTCGAGAAACCAAGAGCGAGGTTGTCTTAGTGCCCCTCCTGCGCTCGGCCCTCATCAAGCTCAACCCAGACTTGCCCAGTGAAGCCATCCAGCTTGCCATTGATGAGTTGGTGCGCGATCGCAGCACCAGCCTAGAAAACACCAACCGCGAGATTTACCAACTGCTCAAAAACGGAGTCAAAGTCCGATTCAAAAACGATGACGACGAAGAGCAGGAAGAAACCCTCAAAGTCATCGACTGGGAAACCCCAACCAATAACGACTTTTTGCTAGTCTCACAGCTTTGGATCACAGGTGAAATCTACACCCGTCGCACTGATCTCATCGGCTTCGTCAACGGCCTACCCCTCGTGTTCATCGAACTCAAAGCTCACCATCAGCGGCTAGAGCAGGCATACCAAAAGAATCTCACCGACTACAAACAAACCATCCCCCAACTGTTCTGGTATAACGCCTTCATCATCCTCTCCAACGGCAAAAAAAGCTGCATTAGCTCGCTTACCGCTCAGTGGGAGCACTTTGCTGAGTGGCAGAAGATCAATAGTGATGGAGAAGAAGGGATCATTTCCTTGGAAACCATCATCCGAGGCACCTGCGACAAAACCCGCTTACTCGATTTAGTCGAAAACTTCACCTTCTTCTACACCGCAGGCGGCAACCTCACCAAAATCGTCGCCAAGAACCACCAATTTTTAGGAGTGAATGCTGCCGTTGATGCCGTTGGACAAATTGAGCAGAACAAAGGCAAACTAGGCGTTTTCTGGCATACCCAAGGCAGCGGTAAAAGCTACTCGATGGTGTTCTTCTCCCAGAAAATCTTGCGGAAGCAACCAGGAAACTGGACCTTCTTGATCCTCACTGACCGGGAAGACCTCGACGGCCAAATCTACAAAAACTTTGCCTACGCTGGAGCCGTTACCGAGCCAGAGAACGAAGTCCGAGCCAAAAGCGCCGAACACCTGAAACAGCTTTTACGCGAAGATCACCGCTACGTCTTCACCCTGATTCAGAAATTTCGCACTGAAAAAGGTGCTACCTACCCAAAACTCAGCGATCGCTCAGACATCATTGTGATCGCAGACGAAGCGCACCGTTCGCAGTACGATACCTTTGCCCTCAACCTCCGTAACGCTCTCCCCAACGCTGGCTTTATCGGCTTTACAGGCACCCCGTTAATGTCTGGGGAAGAAAAGACACGAGAAGAATTTGGCGACTACATCAGCATCTACAACTTCCAGAAGTCGATCCAGGATGGTGCTACCGTCCCGCTCTACTACGAAAACCGGATTCCAGAACTACAACTCGACAATAGCGACCTGAACGCTGAGATTGGCAAATCATTGCCGCCGCTGCCCTCGACGAGGACGAAGAACGCAAGCTAG